The Deltaproteobacteria bacterium genomic interval CTCTTCACCGAGCAGGTCTCTTATCTTTTTCTCGATTGTCAAAAAGGCGAGATTCGCGTCAGAATTATCATCATTCCTGTAGAACTCCCCGCCGTCATGTACAAATCTTATGACCCCTTTCCTGTCGATGAGAAAACTCGATGAGGTAAAGGAGCGCCTTTTATCTCCAAGCCAATAGTCGTTTATCACCTTCCAGTCGCTGTCATGCGCAATGGGGAAATCAAATCCGAATACCTTTGCCGCTTTGATAACCGTATCCGTATTCATAGATCTCGCTGATTTCGGATGATGTATCCCGATGACCAAAAACCCCCGATCTCTGTATCTCTTATATAACTCGACCAGGGATGGGGCCGTGCGTTCGCAATACGGACAGGCGATAAGCCAAAAGCGCACCAGAACTACCTTACCGCGCAAGTCCTCATCCTTA includes:
- a CDS encoding redoxin domain-containing protein; this translates as MFTILMIGLLFCLNFFGLSAPVKSAESNTWEPREGSELIGTRAPSLSGLEWLNTKPLKDEDLRGKVVLVRFWLIACPYCERTAPSLVELYKRYRDRGFLVIGIHHPKSARSMNTDTVIKAAKVFGFDFPIAHDSDWKVINDYWLGDKRRSFTSSSFLIDRKGVIRFVHDGGEFYRNDDNSDANLAFLTIEKKIRDLLGEE